Below is a genomic region from Fulvia fulva chromosome 5, complete sequence.
GCGCTGCAGCATCTCTGCAGAAAGCTATGGGACAAGCCTCTCATCCACGATCCGGCCAATCTCACCTCTTGACCCAGCAGAATATGGTGCTGTCAACATACCATCGCCCATCAAAGAAGTCACCAGCCCAGGACCCGACTACAACGGCGCTGACGAACAAAGCTCACCTGAGCGTACGCCAGGCGGTGGACTCAAGCGACGTACTGCCACGAAATCTTCAGCGCCTTCGCAAGAACAACTCACTCGCCGGATGGAACGCCACAAGAATAGATGGCAATCTCCACTGGACGAGATTGCTCCTCAGGGAGGGCAGTCAGCAAGAAAGATGATGCCCGAAGACAATCCATACGAAATGCGCTCTCTCAGTCAGTCGATGCGCAATCCCGTGCCACACAACGATCTGCCGTATCATGCCAACCTCGGTGCTCCTCGTATGGACGCCTTGTCGCCCAGCGTGTACTCACGTGGTACCGACGGCGCATCTCCACGCCCATTGACACCCGATGATGTTGGCATGACTACCATCACCATCACTAGCCGTGAGGTCAGGAAGTATGACATTTCGCCTGGCCCGAAACATGGAGATGCCACCAAACGTATTCAAGGCAGTCGAGAATGGCGCAAGTGGTTATCCGATGAAATCTGCAACTTTACTCCCGCCCAACAAGTGGCTGGTGGCAGACCAGGCTCTTTGTCTCCTACGATGTAGAATGACCTGGGAGAGTCAAAGTTTCGCCCGCGCGCCGGCAGTAATGCTTCGAGTCAGATGAACGGTCGCTACCCAGCAATCAGCGGTAGTCGTCCGGTCAGCCGTCAGAGCAACGTATCGTCACGACATGTGTCACCACGGGAGAGTCAAGAACAGCTTGGAGGCCGCTCTCGCACAACCAGCCGCCAGCCGAGCCTGGAAGCATTCTCTGCAGTGTTCGGACAACAGCGGCCAGCACAGGCCTACCCTGTCTTGCATCCACAGCCCAGCTACCAGCGCATGCCAGTAGAGCTACCAGCTATCGACGCAAGCCAAGTCATTGACCCGTATGCTCACGGCCCAGCCTATGTCCCGCCATCAGTGTACACTGGGAAGGCTCCTTTTCGCCCCAAGTCAGCATACGAGCTTCGAGCACATTATCGCAACAGCAAGACTGGCCGCTCGACACCAATCGAGGTTGTTCGGAAGACTGCCGAAGCCAATTTGATGGAAGACAACACTATCCGCAACATCTCAAACGGACCTTATGCTGCTGCATCTCCTCGCATGCCCAGCGTCAATCAGGAAAACACACGCCCGCCATTGCCAGCTGTCTCCAGCTCTGAATGGCTTGCGACTGGAGGTACAGTGAAGAAGAGGAAGGAGATCAAGAAGGCGAGCTCGATGTACATGCAGCCGCGCCCCTCGAGAGATACTTTTGGGATCGCGGAGCTCAGCGCAGCTAAAAGATCGCCTGGACAGAGACTTGTGACGAACTGGTTGGATGATCGTAGGAGCAAGGAGAATACACCGGCTTTTGTTTGAGATGGCGGAACGGAGTGGAGAGGCTGTTGAATATGGTCGGTATTGGTATTGCTTGATGGCTTGGAAGGTTGTGGTGTAATGGAGCTCGCTGTTGAGCAGTGGGTATTAGTGGATAGGGGATGTGTTGGTAGTGTAGACACTGTTGGTATTGTTTTGAAACGCCATATCGTATGCTTGCGTACCTGCATTGCCAAGAAGCGATTTCGCCGAGAGGTTTCGGCCGAGTCCACGGACGGTAGGATTGCGCGGTAAACTTGCCGACATTTCTTTCATCTGCCGTTGATCAGTTCTTCGTCAGCCATCGCCAACAATGAAGCCCGAATCCCGTCATGCTCGGCGCCGTAGCACAGCATTGACAAGGCGAGGGCATCTGCATACCGGGTGCTGACGAAGGAAGCATGGCCTCGATAAAGGCAGTTGGTGCTGCCCAGCTTGCATATCCGTCTCAAAGCATTGCATAATCAGAGCTCCCCAATGCCAGCACCAGCCTCGCGGGTCTTGGGTGGAGTCCTTGCTGTTGGCGTGATCTTGTTGGCATATTTAGTTCTGTGCCTGCCCCTCCACGACGACATGTCTGCCCCACTAGTTTTGAGGAGTCTTTTGTCTCGAAACACTTCTGCCTTGTTGAGACCACTTACTGCTTCGACACTTACAAGCTCTCACAGCTCCCGTACCACGACATTCACATCCTCGCACTTCAGCACAACTACCGCGACCATGTCAGCAATCAAAGGCTACGACCAAACCTCTTTCAAAGACGCCGTCAAGCACCGTCGCACCGTCTACAGCTTGCAGAAGAAGTCCCCGATCTCGGACGATCGTATCAAGGAGATTGTTACCCAGGCTATCAAGCATGTTCCGTCGTCTTTCAATAGCCAGTCGGCGAGGCTGGTCGTGTTGGTGAAGGAGGAGCATGATAAGTTCTGGCAGGTTGTGAGTGATGTGCTCAAGGCGCATGTGCCCGAGGATAAGTGGGAGCATACCAAGCAGAGGATGGATATGTTTTCGGGGGCTTATGGGACGGTATGTTTACATATTGACATGGTGATGTGAGAGTGGGGATGTATGGAATGGTACTGACGGTTTATGACCTGATAGATCCTCTTCTACGAAGACCCAAACCCCATCAAAGCCCTGCAATCCAAACTGCCCACCTACGCCGACAAGTTCCCCGTCTGGTCTGAGCACACTTCAGCCATGCATCAGTACGAGTTGTGGACTGCCTTCGAGACGGAGGGACTGGGTTGCAATTTGCAGCATTACAACCCGCTGCCTGATCAGAAGGCGTCGGAGATTTGGAACATCCCACTGGAGTGGAGCTTGAAGGCGCAGCTTGTTTTCGGCGAGCCGAAGGAGGGTGCGAGAGATCAGTTGCCGACGAAGAGCGAGGAGCCGATTGAGGAGAGGGTCAAGTTTTATGGGTTTTAGAGAAGGCAAGAGATGGCGTTGGGGAGCATACAATGGGAGGTCTAGCAAGAGGTATGAGCATAGCAAGGAGTGCTGTGTAAGAGCATAGCAAATACACCGCGCATGTCCAACACGGGCAAAGAGTTCAACACCGTGCGACACGGAAATGCTGACTGAGCTACATGCAAGCAACACAGCTTCGAAGCAAGTCTACTGACGATGGTATACATGTGACAACTGCAAGCTAAGCCTCAGCCTCTCAGCTACTGACTGCATCTAAGTTTTGGCAGGCAGAAGTGAATGAAATCCAGATCACCTCGGACTGCCGCCTTGGGCAATTCATTGTGGCTGGAGCTTCACCTTTATCCCAACAACACCTCACACAAGTGAGTCACATGGCGGCTGTGTTGTACGTCGCACGAGTATAACACTTCACTACAAGAGCACACATGACCACAGAACTCGACTACTACGTGAGTGCAAGCCTTTCACAGACCGAAAGCGACCACAACATAGACCTCTTTGTCCCCGCCCGAATTCAGCTTTCACACCTGAAAGACTAACCCTCATAACCTTGACAGCACAACTCTTGCGACCACACACAACAACCACAATGTCACAATCCAACGATGGACCACGCCTCACCCTGGACAGGCTATTCGTCAGACCACCCATCAAAACCAACAGCATCCGCAACTTCCCTCCAAAAATCATCAAATCCGACGCCGCAGCAACACGAATCATTGTCCACCCCAACTTCCCAACTCTCGCCTCGAACTTCCTCAAGCACGAACTCCAACACGGCTCCTCTCACGAACAATCCCTCTACAAAGACCTCACATGGCGCACTCTCACCTCCCGCCTCATCGAGAAGCGCCCTCTCGCCTTCTTGGGTCGGTCGGACCAGTGCACCACCCTCCGGGACGGCCGC
It encodes:
- a CDS encoding Fatty acid repression mutant protein 2 gives rise to the protein MPAPASRVLGGVLAVGVILLAYLVLCLPLHDDMSAPLVLRSLLSRNTSALLRPLTASTLTSSHSSRTTTFTSSHFSTTTATMSAIKGYDQTSFKDAVKHRRTVYSLQKKSPISDDRIKEIVTQAIKHVPSSFNSQSARLVVLVKEEHDKFWQVVSDVLKAHVPEDKWEHTKQRMDMFSGAYGTILFYEDPNPIKALQSKLPTYADKFPVWSEHTSAMHQYELWTAFETEGLGCNLQHYNPLPDQKASEIWNIPLEWSLKAQLVFGEPKEGARDQLPTKSEEPIEERVKFYGF